One Capsicum annuum cultivar UCD-10X-F1 chromosome 2, UCD10Xv1.1, whole genome shotgun sequence genomic window carries:
- the LOC107858278 gene encoding probable pectinesterase/pectinesterase inhibitor 46, whose product MSKVIRADERVTKGECNVSGTVDFISGSGRVIFQNSFVKARSPMEGQGIRILAPGADQNTPNPGLVLQNCELFPVSGFNRTEFSGVLGWPWKNQGKGVSLSSYISGFTDPQGWAPHPKVTDIYMAEYNNRGPGLDTKDRVKWSKVIDKEETFKFTVYNFLQGDKWISKIISHYLDHLDDSEDSA is encoded by the exons ATGTCGAAAGTTATACGGGCAGATGAACGCGTAACGAAAGG AGAATGCAACGTTTCCGGCACTGTTGATTTTATCAGTGGCAGTGGACGAGTcatttttcagaatagttttgtTAAAGCAAGATCACCCATGGAAGGGCAAGGAATCAGGATACTTGCCCCAGGTGCAGATCAGAATACTCCGAATCCAGGGCTAGTTCTTCAGAATTGTGAATTATTCCCTGTATCAGGTTTTAATAGGACAGAATTTTCTGGTGTCCTAGGCTGGCCATGGAAAAATCAGGGGAAGGGAGTAAGCCTGTCGAGTTATATAAGTGGTTTTACTGACCCGCAAGGCTGGGCTCCGCACCCGAAAGTGACGGACATATATATGGCGGAGTATAATAATAGAGGACCAGGGTTAGATACCAAAGACAGAGTAAAATGGTCGAAAGTGATTGATAAAGAAGAAACGTTCAAGTTTACTGTGTACAACTTTCTGCAAGGTGATAAATGGATCTCGAAAATAATCTCTCACTATCTAGATCATCTTGATGACTCCGAGGATTCTGCTTAG